The Aphis gossypii isolate Hap1 chromosome 3, ASM2018417v2, whole genome shotgun sequence genome includes a region encoding these proteins:
- the LOC114123308 gene encoding uncharacterized protein LOC114123308 isoform X1: MFSVDTHNMDVFSKAGLLPKKHHRCISLESGQSSTKKSCLQKTPSDTPRFFPRRYSTPELAMRKHALRCQRDDSIPPVQPISNKSCQTDILGLDKYLQRPGKASPQHESAADSEEAAAAVLRAYKKPSKRPKVRSVAVHCERRRLSFAAFKGCQKFKHVYKRKISLPQPSSATTSTDEGRRRDSGVLPKLRPDRTTESEIRPVAANKVSAAVKLPRIPTRDARPEADRPVDGVRTRLAKLTRPQSTGSSGDGSGDRKLVSAYFRARSAPKIYSPRFHDAPPQLSDREPQSTAGSSDTADTTLDMSFDQQQPVNAEATSAITATTAAGTRTVSTSTSFAEPGFPIVFSCESVLRHPLDGGYVSHTESHRFSVHYVPADDARSSVTTTCDTDADGGTSLVFTSAGACQREQCLTGESVSVTLGGKPADGSATSTSTTNVAGERRLIVERCTDLRQSKNTTTDYSTGKTTTDRSTRETATSRVTSEMANDRCTGEITATDDDRPTVSEPPPSPPSSPSSTSSPSSFSSVRYCWPTSGNATNGRVEKLQENTQHDAVQKTEGFHVLGKGDGTNAFEKAVQPTAVNKTIDTLEETDKGVVGAELELHARTDDDDDDMPLQSDERNYEQLTQNHQIIESGRTFSNQSPKPDDTESVLVGRQNDLGPIENDNTHANVTESIAEHCTTNAELIAQQLPISNNYLTVPSDRHLQSDEDTTVAEIMESRRRNEMQRSNPTSESSGRRTVAGAVDKNRAGYRENGQSNDQQFDSKKRNMPNRLYDNMSRKRDDDQDPDSYNATRRPLHESSSRPTPAQHSNAADRRSTTNNSTEMTAMSKKAMNDHQHGYEPFGKRIANGFQDDNRRAVRERDLSTNPCQGCANNEDTKKNATMRSDVYGGGNDRDGGHSFDTGKNRHPVSKRRLESVDEVTETSKQHESNYAGGYLFGNTFNRNKKPTQNYGEHAEYGGYYDNSSKKVNFSSKPDRRYDYYRSEHVPKTSGHSPRDEDCTVFADHGSCHNSAPQLPYYSHLDFKDTYGRDDRKCIADVTDDYDDDDDDESLTDSLEDGCKYEGSAISYFLALDGQKSAVTFTLKMPGTLESRLNRRHSQLKKHLHVSTAVRKSAGAVRVRTRHKGCQTLWTVEKGVQVQRGSTANADDHRALVTLLAGLGRNHVSENQIRLVGGRKMVSEGNQTEQPPANRYTQTTRDVAAGRETPESGVTAPGRKGKNQTLSMKKFSADKALMVGVVRQNKHCKGKEALEGAKNDQLLTLSKGWINFYTLKDDNADAEAQVELNDNDDDLKTEDESQQYTVHVQAIPEPSVTLPVVHVPNRNNTLQLPKTSSTTAKHLPKLVQTETNNNHQCPTHLVNANGWCVSVDGPNNMHMKVSLLPDKAGIKTSEQFDPNDENKLEARRLALQRKTNYMRKPYRNIKRTQSTPRDMFSADVSRTESALSAESKYIETIDTQLLIHKARRRLSQEWDTRVQNRGLTESVQLVVTGDSVSSRTSQHYATGGHQHCSFRRQSRRI; the protein is encoded by the exons ATGTTTAG tgtcgACACGCACAACATGGACGTCTTCTCAAAAGCTGGTCTGCTTCCGAAAAAACACCATCGATGCATATCGTTGGAAAG CGGCCAATCGTCGACAAAAAAATCATGTCTACAGAAAACACCATCGGACACGCCGAGATTCTTTCCGCGGCGGTACTCGACGCCAGAGCTAGCAATGAGAAAACACGCGCTCAGATGTCAACGCGACGACAGTATCCCGCCCGTACAACCGATATCGAATAAATCGTGTCAGACCGACATATTAGGATTGGACAAATACTTGCAAAGGCCGGGTAAAGCGAGCCCGCAACACGAGTCGGCAGCCGACTCGGAAGAAGCGGCTGCGGCGGTGCTGAGGGCGTATAAAAAGCCATCGAAAAGGCCAAAGGTGCGGTCGGTGGCTGTACACTGCGAGCGACGGCGCCTATCGTTTGCGGCGTTTAAAGGTTGCCAAAAGTTCAAGCACGTGTACAAGCGCAAGATATCGTTGCCGCAACCGTCGTCGGCGACCACCTCGACGGACGAAGGCCGACGTCGGGACAGCGGCGTTTTGCCGAAACTGCGACCGGACCGGACAACGGAGTCAGAAATACGACCCGTGGCTGCCAACAAGGTCAGCGCGGCCGTCAAACTGCCCAGGATACCGACTAGGGACGCACGACCGGAAGCGGACAGACCCGTCGACGGCGTAAGGACAAGACTGGCCAAACTAACCAGACCGCAGTCGACAGGCAGTAGCGGCGACGGTAGCGGTGACCGGAAATTGGTGTCCGCATACTTCCGGGCCAGATCGGCTCCGAAGATCTATTCTCCGAGGTTTCACGACGCGCCGCCGCAGCTGTCGGATCGCGAACCGCAATCTACAGCCGGGTCCAGCGACACGGCGGACACCACGCTCGACATGTCGTTTGACCAACAACAGCCGGTCAACGCTGAGGCCACGTCTGCGATTACGGCCACTACGGCGGCCGGTACGAGGACCGTGTCCACATCCACCAGTTTCGCCGAACCCGGTTTCCCGATAGTGTTCAGCTGCGAGAGCGTTCTCCGGCACCCGTTGGACGGTGGTTACGTGTCACACACCGAGAGCCATAGATTTAGCGTGCACTACGTGCCAGCCGACGACGCCCGGTCATCGGTAACGACCACCTGTGACACCGATGCTGACGGTGGCACGTCGTTGGTGTTCACGTCAGCCGGCGCATGTCAACGCGAACAGTGCCTGACCGGCGAATCGGTATCCGTCACATTAGGTGGAAAACCTGCAGACGGTTCGGCGACATCCACGTCCACTACTAACGTGGCCGGCGAACGGCGTTTGATCGTCGAACGATGCACCGACTTACGCCAATCGAAAAACACAACCACCGACTATAGTACGGGCAAGACGACCACCGACCGTAGTACTAGAGAGACGGCTACCAGTCGTGTAACCAGCGAAATGGCCAATGACCGCTGTACCGGTGAAATCACGGCCACCGACGACGACCGTCCAACCGTTAGTGAACCACCACCGTCACCACCGTCATCGCCGTCGTCGACTTCGTCTCCTTCGTCGTTTTCGTCAGTTCGCTACTGTTGGCCAACATCCGGAAATGCGACGAACGGGAGAGTCGAAAAGCTCCAAGAAAACACCCAGCACGATGCCGTACAAAAGACCGAAGGATTTCACGTTTTGGGAAAAGGAGACGGCACCAACGCGTTTGAAAAAGCTGTACAGCCGACGGCAGTCAATAAAACTATTGATACTTTGGAAGAAACCGACAAGGGGGTGGTGGGTGCCGAGCTGGAATTGCACGCACGCAcggatgacgacgacgacgacatgCCATTACAATCCGACGAGCGAAATTATGAGCAGTTGACACAAAACCATCAAATAATAGAATCCGGCCGTACCTTTTCGAATCAGTCGCCGAAACCCGACGACACGGAATCGGTGTTGGTAGGTCGACAAAACGATTTGGGACCAATCGAAAACGATAATACACACGCAAACGTCACCGAGTCTATTGCAGAACATTGTACGACAAACGCCGAACTCATTGCTCAACAGCTACCAATTTCCAACAACTATCTCACCGTTCCATCGGATCGTCATCTGCAGTCGGACGAAGATACGACAGTAGCAGAGATCATGGAGTCACGGCGTCGAAACGAGATGCAACGCTCTAATCCAACATCCGAATCGTCTGGAAGACGTACAGTTGCGGGTGCAGTAGACAAAAATCGAGCAGGTTATCGCGAAAACGGACAATCGAACGACCAACAATTCGATTCCAAAAAGCGCAACATGCCCAACAGACTCTATGACAACATGAGCCGTAAACGAGATGACGACCAAGACCCCGATTCTTATAACGCCACACGTCGTCCGCTGCATGAGTCGTCGTCGCGCCCAACACCTGCACAGCACTCGAACGCAGCTGATCGCAGATCTACGACGAACAACTCGACGGAGATGACAGCGATGTCTAAGAAAGCGATGAACGACCACCAACATGGCTACGAACCATTCGGAAAACGGATTGCGAACGGATTTCAGGACGACAACAGGCGTGCTGTTCGTGAGCGGGACTTGTCGACGAACCCCTGTCAGGGATGCGCCAATAATGAAGATACGAAAAAAAACGCGACGATGAGGTCCGATGTCTACGGCGGCGGTAATGACCGCGATGGCGGTCACTCCTTCGACACCGGGAAAAATCGGCACCCGGTGTCCAAAAGGAGGTTGGAGTCAGTGGACGAGGTGACTGAAACTTCGAAGCAGCATGAGTCCAACTATGCGGGAGGGTATCTGTTCGGCAACACGTTCAACCGCAACAAGAAACCTACGCAAAATTACGGTGAACACGCCGAGTACGGTGGATATTACGATAAcagttcaaaaaaagtcaatttcTCGTCAAAACCCGACCGCCGGTACGATTACTATCGCAGCGAGCACGTCCCTAAGACTAGCGGACACAGTCCCAGGGATGAGGATTGCACAGTTTTCGCAGACCATGGGTCTTGTCACAACTCAGCGCCGCAGCTTCCTTACTACTCGCACCTAGACTTCAAAGACACGTACGGCCGCGACGATAGAAAATGTATTGCGGACGTCACCGACGACTATGACGATGATGATGACGACGAGAGTCTCACCGACAGTCTGGAGGACGGATGTAAGTACGAGGGATCGGCTATATCATATTTCTTAGCACTCGACGGCCAAAAGTCAGCGGTCACGTTCACCCTGAAGATGCCTGGCACGCTAGAGAGCCGACTTAACCGGCGCCACAGTCAGCTCAAGAAACACCTGCACGTGTCAACGGCGGTCCGAAAGTCAGCTGGAGCGGTCCGGGTCCGCACCCGACACAAAGGATGCCAAACGCTGTGGACCGTCGAGAAGGGGGTACAGGTGCAGAGGGGCTCCACGGCCAATGCGGACGACCATAGGGCGCTGGTGACGCTATTGGCCGGGTTGGGGCGCAACCACGTGTCTGAAAACCAGATCCGATTGGTCGGTGGTCGGAAAATGGTGTCAGAGGGCAACCAGACGGAACAGCCACCCGCGAATCGGTACACGCAGACAACTAGAGACGTGGCGGCGGGACGAGAAACACCCGAAAGCGGCGTGACGGCGCCCGGTAGAAAGGGCAAGAATCAGACGCTgtcaatgaaaaaattttcCGCTGATAAAGCTCTGATGGTGGGTGTAGTCAGGCAGAACAAGCACTGTAAAGGAAAGGAAGCATTGGAAGGCGCCAAAAACGACCAACTGCTCACACTGTCCAAGGGTTGGATAAACTTTTATACGCTCAAGGACGACAATGCGGACGCAGAAGCACAAG TAGAATTGAACGATAACGACGATGATCTCAAAACCGAAGACGAAAGTCAACAATACACTGTACACGTACAAGCCATCCCGGAACCCTCGGTGACATTGCCTGTAGTGCACGTTCCTAATCGCAATAACACTCTGCAATTGCCAAAGACGTCTAGTACTACAGCCAAACATTTGCCGAAACTTGTGCAGActgaaactaataataatcatcagTGTCCAACGCATTTAG taaaCGCAAACGGTTGGTGTGTAAGTGTGGATGGTCCTAACAACATGCACATGAAGGTTTCATTACTACCAGATAAGGCAGGCATCAAAACATCTGAACAATTTGACCCAAATG acgAAAATAAACTTGAAGCTAGAAGATTAGCTTTACAAAGGAAGACAAACTATATGCGTAAAccttatagaaatattaaaagaacacAGTCAACG CCTAGAGACATGTTTTCTGCAGACGTCTCACGAACTGAGTCTGCTTTGTCAGCTGAGAGCAAATACATTGAAACAATTGACACACAACTACTAATCCACAAGGCTCGAAG GCGGTTAAGTCAAGAATGGGACACAAGAGTTCAGAATAGAGGTTTAACTGAATCAGTTCAATTAGTCGTTACTGGGGATTCAGTTTCCAGTAGAACATCTCAACATTATGCGACTGGAGGACATCAGCATTGCTCATTTAGACGACAATCAAGAAGAATTTAG
- the LOC114123308 gene encoding uncharacterized protein LOC114123308 isoform X3 has product MDVFSKAGLLPKKHHRCISLESGQSSTKKSCLQKTPSDTPRFFPRRYSTPELAMRKHALRCQRDDSIPPVQPISNKSCQTDILGLDKYLQRPGKASPQHESAADSEEAAAAVLRAYKKPSKRPKVRSVAVHCERRRLSFAAFKGCQKFKHVYKRKISLPQPSSATTSTDEGRRRDSGVLPKLRPDRTTESEIRPVAANKVSAAVKLPRIPTRDARPEADRPVDGVRTRLAKLTRPQSTGSSGDGSGDRKLVSAYFRARSAPKIYSPRFHDAPPQLSDREPQSTAGSSDTADTTLDMSFDQQQPVNAEATSAITATTAAGTRTVSTSTSFAEPGFPIVFSCESVLRHPLDGGYVSHTESHRFSVHYVPADDARSSVTTTCDTDADGGTSLVFTSAGACQREQCLTGESVSVTLGGKPADGSATSTSTTNVAGERRLIVERCTDLRQSKNTTTDYSTGKTTTDRSTRETATSRVTSEMANDRCTGEITATDDDRPTVSEPPPSPPSSPSSTSSPSSFSSVRYCWPTSGNATNGRVEKLQENTQHDAVQKTEGFHVLGKGDGTNAFEKAVQPTAVNKTIDTLEETDKGVVGAELELHARTDDDDDDMPLQSDERNYEQLTQNHQIIESGRTFSNQSPKPDDTESVLVGRQNDLGPIENDNTHANVTESIAEHCTTNAELIAQQLPISNNYLTVPSDRHLQSDEDTTVAEIMESRRRNEMQRSNPTSESSGRRTVAGAVDKNRAGYRENGQSNDQQFDSKKRNMPNRLYDNMSRKRDDDQDPDSYNATRRPLHESSSRPTPAQHSNAADRRSTTNNSTEMTAMSKKAMNDHQHGYEPFGKRIANGFQDDNRRAVRERDLSTNPCQGCANNEDTKKNATMRSDVYGGGNDRDGGHSFDTGKNRHPVSKRRLESVDEVTETSKQHESNYAGGYLFGNTFNRNKKPTQNYGEHAEYGGYYDNSSKKVNFSSKPDRRYDYYRSEHVPKTSGHSPRDEDCTVFADHGSCHNSAPQLPYYSHLDFKDTYGRDDRKCIADVTDDYDDDDDDESLTDSLEDGCKYEGSAISYFLALDGQKSAVTFTLKMPGTLESRLNRRHSQLKKHLHVSTAVRKSAGAVRVRTRHKGCQTLWTVEKGVQVQRGSTANADDHRALVTLLAGLGRNHVSENQIRLVGGRKMVSEGNQTEQPPANRYTQTTRDVAAGRETPESGVTAPGRKGKNQTLSMKKFSADKALMVGVVRQNKHCKGKEALEGAKNDQLLTLSKGWINFYTLKDDNADAEAQVELNDNDDDLKTEDESQQYTVHVQAIPEPSVTLPVVHVPNRNNTLQLPKTSSTTAKHLPKLVQTETNNNHQCPTHLVNANGWCVSVDGPNNMHMKVSLLPDKAGIKTSEQFDPNDENKLEARRLALQRKTNYMRKPYRNIKRTQSTPRDMFSADVSRTESALSAESKYIETIDTQLLIHKARRRLSQEWDTRVQNRGLTESVQLVVTGDSVSSRTSQHYATGGHQHCSFRRQSRRI; this is encoded by the exons ATGGACGTCTTCTCAAAAGCTGGTCTGCTTCCGAAAAAACACCATCGATGCATATCGTTGGAAAG CGGCCAATCGTCGACAAAAAAATCATGTCTACAGAAAACACCATCGGACACGCCGAGATTCTTTCCGCGGCGGTACTCGACGCCAGAGCTAGCAATGAGAAAACACGCGCTCAGATGTCAACGCGACGACAGTATCCCGCCCGTACAACCGATATCGAATAAATCGTGTCAGACCGACATATTAGGATTGGACAAATACTTGCAAAGGCCGGGTAAAGCGAGCCCGCAACACGAGTCGGCAGCCGACTCGGAAGAAGCGGCTGCGGCGGTGCTGAGGGCGTATAAAAAGCCATCGAAAAGGCCAAAGGTGCGGTCGGTGGCTGTACACTGCGAGCGACGGCGCCTATCGTTTGCGGCGTTTAAAGGTTGCCAAAAGTTCAAGCACGTGTACAAGCGCAAGATATCGTTGCCGCAACCGTCGTCGGCGACCACCTCGACGGACGAAGGCCGACGTCGGGACAGCGGCGTTTTGCCGAAACTGCGACCGGACCGGACAACGGAGTCAGAAATACGACCCGTGGCTGCCAACAAGGTCAGCGCGGCCGTCAAACTGCCCAGGATACCGACTAGGGACGCACGACCGGAAGCGGACAGACCCGTCGACGGCGTAAGGACAAGACTGGCCAAACTAACCAGACCGCAGTCGACAGGCAGTAGCGGCGACGGTAGCGGTGACCGGAAATTGGTGTCCGCATACTTCCGGGCCAGATCGGCTCCGAAGATCTATTCTCCGAGGTTTCACGACGCGCCGCCGCAGCTGTCGGATCGCGAACCGCAATCTACAGCCGGGTCCAGCGACACGGCGGACACCACGCTCGACATGTCGTTTGACCAACAACAGCCGGTCAACGCTGAGGCCACGTCTGCGATTACGGCCACTACGGCGGCCGGTACGAGGACCGTGTCCACATCCACCAGTTTCGCCGAACCCGGTTTCCCGATAGTGTTCAGCTGCGAGAGCGTTCTCCGGCACCCGTTGGACGGTGGTTACGTGTCACACACCGAGAGCCATAGATTTAGCGTGCACTACGTGCCAGCCGACGACGCCCGGTCATCGGTAACGACCACCTGTGACACCGATGCTGACGGTGGCACGTCGTTGGTGTTCACGTCAGCCGGCGCATGTCAACGCGAACAGTGCCTGACCGGCGAATCGGTATCCGTCACATTAGGTGGAAAACCTGCAGACGGTTCGGCGACATCCACGTCCACTACTAACGTGGCCGGCGAACGGCGTTTGATCGTCGAACGATGCACCGACTTACGCCAATCGAAAAACACAACCACCGACTATAGTACGGGCAAGACGACCACCGACCGTAGTACTAGAGAGACGGCTACCAGTCGTGTAACCAGCGAAATGGCCAATGACCGCTGTACCGGTGAAATCACGGCCACCGACGACGACCGTCCAACCGTTAGTGAACCACCACCGTCACCACCGTCATCGCCGTCGTCGACTTCGTCTCCTTCGTCGTTTTCGTCAGTTCGCTACTGTTGGCCAACATCCGGAAATGCGACGAACGGGAGAGTCGAAAAGCTCCAAGAAAACACCCAGCACGATGCCGTACAAAAGACCGAAGGATTTCACGTTTTGGGAAAAGGAGACGGCACCAACGCGTTTGAAAAAGCTGTACAGCCGACGGCAGTCAATAAAACTATTGATACTTTGGAAGAAACCGACAAGGGGGTGGTGGGTGCCGAGCTGGAATTGCACGCACGCAcggatgacgacgacgacgacatgCCATTACAATCCGACGAGCGAAATTATGAGCAGTTGACACAAAACCATCAAATAATAGAATCCGGCCGTACCTTTTCGAATCAGTCGCCGAAACCCGACGACACGGAATCGGTGTTGGTAGGTCGACAAAACGATTTGGGACCAATCGAAAACGATAATACACACGCAAACGTCACCGAGTCTATTGCAGAACATTGTACGACAAACGCCGAACTCATTGCTCAACAGCTACCAATTTCCAACAACTATCTCACCGTTCCATCGGATCGTCATCTGCAGTCGGACGAAGATACGACAGTAGCAGAGATCATGGAGTCACGGCGTCGAAACGAGATGCAACGCTCTAATCCAACATCCGAATCGTCTGGAAGACGTACAGTTGCGGGTGCAGTAGACAAAAATCGAGCAGGTTATCGCGAAAACGGACAATCGAACGACCAACAATTCGATTCCAAAAAGCGCAACATGCCCAACAGACTCTATGACAACATGAGCCGTAAACGAGATGACGACCAAGACCCCGATTCTTATAACGCCACACGTCGTCCGCTGCATGAGTCGTCGTCGCGCCCAACACCTGCACAGCACTCGAACGCAGCTGATCGCAGATCTACGACGAACAACTCGACGGAGATGACAGCGATGTCTAAGAAAGCGATGAACGACCACCAACATGGCTACGAACCATTCGGAAAACGGATTGCGAACGGATTTCAGGACGACAACAGGCGTGCTGTTCGTGAGCGGGACTTGTCGACGAACCCCTGTCAGGGATGCGCCAATAATGAAGATACGAAAAAAAACGCGACGATGAGGTCCGATGTCTACGGCGGCGGTAATGACCGCGATGGCGGTCACTCCTTCGACACCGGGAAAAATCGGCACCCGGTGTCCAAAAGGAGGTTGGAGTCAGTGGACGAGGTGACTGAAACTTCGAAGCAGCATGAGTCCAACTATGCGGGAGGGTATCTGTTCGGCAACACGTTCAACCGCAACAAGAAACCTACGCAAAATTACGGTGAACACGCCGAGTACGGTGGATATTACGATAAcagttcaaaaaaagtcaatttcTCGTCAAAACCCGACCGCCGGTACGATTACTATCGCAGCGAGCACGTCCCTAAGACTAGCGGACACAGTCCCAGGGATGAGGATTGCACAGTTTTCGCAGACCATGGGTCTTGTCACAACTCAGCGCCGCAGCTTCCTTACTACTCGCACCTAGACTTCAAAGACACGTACGGCCGCGACGATAGAAAATGTATTGCGGACGTCACCGACGACTATGACGATGATGATGACGACGAGAGTCTCACCGACAGTCTGGAGGACGGATGTAAGTACGAGGGATCGGCTATATCATATTTCTTAGCACTCGACGGCCAAAAGTCAGCGGTCACGTTCACCCTGAAGATGCCTGGCACGCTAGAGAGCCGACTTAACCGGCGCCACAGTCAGCTCAAGAAACACCTGCACGTGTCAACGGCGGTCCGAAAGTCAGCTGGAGCGGTCCGGGTCCGCACCCGACACAAAGGATGCCAAACGCTGTGGACCGTCGAGAAGGGGGTACAGGTGCAGAGGGGCTCCACGGCCAATGCGGACGACCATAGGGCGCTGGTGACGCTATTGGCCGGGTTGGGGCGCAACCACGTGTCTGAAAACCAGATCCGATTGGTCGGTGGTCGGAAAATGGTGTCAGAGGGCAACCAGACGGAACAGCCACCCGCGAATCGGTACACGCAGACAACTAGAGACGTGGCGGCGGGACGAGAAACACCCGAAAGCGGCGTGACGGCGCCCGGTAGAAAGGGCAAGAATCAGACGCTgtcaatgaaaaaattttcCGCTGATAAAGCTCTGATGGTGGGTGTAGTCAGGCAGAACAAGCACTGTAAAGGAAAGGAAGCATTGGAAGGCGCCAAAAACGACCAACTGCTCACACTGTCCAAGGGTTGGATAAACTTTTATACGCTCAAGGACGACAATGCGGACGCAGAAGCACAAG TAGAATTGAACGATAACGACGATGATCTCAAAACCGAAGACGAAAGTCAACAATACACTGTACACGTACAAGCCATCCCGGAACCCTCGGTGACATTGCCTGTAGTGCACGTTCCTAATCGCAATAACACTCTGCAATTGCCAAAGACGTCTAGTACTACAGCCAAACATTTGCCGAAACTTGTGCAGActgaaactaataataatcatcagTGTCCAACGCATTTAG taaaCGCAAACGGTTGGTGTGTAAGTGTGGATGGTCCTAACAACATGCACATGAAGGTTTCATTACTACCAGATAAGGCAGGCATCAAAACATCTGAACAATTTGACCCAAATG acgAAAATAAACTTGAAGCTAGAAGATTAGCTTTACAAAGGAAGACAAACTATATGCGTAAAccttatagaaatattaaaagaacacAGTCAACG CCTAGAGACATGTTTTCTGCAGACGTCTCACGAACTGAGTCTGCTTTGTCAGCTGAGAGCAAATACATTGAAACAATTGACACACAACTACTAATCCACAAGGCTCGAAG GCGGTTAAGTCAAGAATGGGACACAAGAGTTCAGAATAGAGGTTTAACTGAATCAGTTCAATTAGTCGTTACTGGGGATTCAGTTTCCAGTAGAACATCTCAACATTATGCGACTGGAGGACATCAGCATTGCTCATTTAGACGACAATCAAGAAGAATTTAG